ATTACATATGCGATATCTATCTGGCATACCTGTATGATGGATAGAGCGATAGCACCTATCAGGAGAAAAGATATCGTGGTCTGTGCCATTGAAAAAAATGTTGCCATAAGACCAATAGACATAAGACCGATAAATGGCCAGAATATCACCTCAAAAATGGTGAAAAAATTTCGTTTTGCTATTATCCAGCTTTTATAAAAAGAAGCCCATATTCTCCCGGCTTCGATCCCCGGATCAAGCATTATTTTCACCTTCCTTATTCTCTAATTTTGGCAGGAGTATATAAAAAGTACTTCCTTTACCGTTACTCTGTGCCCATATCTTTCCATAATGTTTATCTATTATGCTTTTGCAAATGGAAAGCCCGAGTCCTACGCCACCGTATTTCCTTTTTGCTGACCCGTCAACCTGGTAGAATCTTTCAAATACGCTATTTAATTTATCAGCAGGAATACCAATACCAGTATCTGAAATACTGATTTTAATGTGTTCAAAATCCTCCTCTGCTTTAATTGTGATTTTTCCTTTATGAGGTGTAAATTTTATTGCATTAATAAGTAGATTTGTTATGACCTGTACCAGCCTTTCTTCATCTCCCCATATTTCAGGAAGTTGCTGGATATCCTTGATGATAGTAATTTGTTTATCATTTGCCTGTGGATGGATATCCTGTATGGTTTTTGAAAGAATACTGTTTAAGGAAACAAGCCCGAACTGCAATCCAAGCTTATTATTTTCCAGATTTGAAGTATCCAGTAATTCTTTTATAAGCCTGATCAACCGGTCAGAATTACGAAAAATTATTTCAAGGCTCTTTTTTTGCTCGGCATTGATTTTACCCATTGTTCCATCATTAAGCAATTCTACAAAACCCCTGATGGATGTAAGAGGAGTTAATAATTCGTGAGTTATATTTGACATGAATTCGGTTTTTACATTATCTGCTTCTAACAATTCACTGTAGGATCTTTCCAGTTTTACATGGTAATCCTTGATCTTCTGTTCTAATTTTATTTTTTCAGTGATATCCCTGGCAATGCCATGTATTGCAATAATCCTGTCATTATCTTTGATTAACCTGTTCTTGAACTCAACAAACAGGTGATTCTTATTTTTGGAGATAATTTCAAGAAGAATGGGTTGTTTGGGTGTTTCTCTTGATGTATATTTTTTTATTACTTCTCTGGCGATTTCAAAACTTTCCGGTGTCAGCCAATCGGATATATTAGTGCCTATTATTTCATCCTTTCTTGTACATTCAAGTATCTTGCACCCGGCCTCATTTATCGTAAGAATAAAGCCGTTAATATCATGTGTATACATCCCATCATTCGCATTTTCAAAGAGTTCCCTGTATTTTGCTTCAGATTCTATGAGTTTTTGTTCTATTTTTATTTTCTCAGTAATATCTCTTACTACGCCATGTATTCCGGTGATTATATTACCTTCTTTTAATATTCTTGTTCTGGCTTCACCCCATTTATGTGTTCCATTACTACTTACCACTTCAATAAGAACAGGTAAATCCCACGGTTCTCCTGATATTTGTTTTTCCAAAACTGCCTGCGAAGATTTCATGCTTTCGGGAGTTAGCCATTTTGAAATATGAGAGTCTATGATATTTTCTTCTGTTCCCTCCAATATTTTCAATCCTGCCTTGTTCATTGTTTTGATGAAACCTGCGGTATCGATTGTGTACATCGGGTCATTGGCATTCTCGAACAGGTCGCGGTATTTTGCTTCGGATTCCTTTAGTTCCTGTTCCATTTTCTTTTTATCTGTCATATCCCTTGCAATGCCATGAGTGCCCGTTATCCTTTCCCCGTTCTTGATAAATCTACTCTTAACCTCAACCCATATGTGTTTGCCATCTTTTCGGACCATTTCATAGACCATTGGCCCCATATATATACCGTCAGCATATTCCTTCAGTCTCTTCCTGGCAATTTCCATACTTTCCGGCGTGAGCCACTCTGATATGTTGCTTCCGATCACTTCATCTTTTGTCGCGCCAAGTGCATTAATCCCCACATTGTTCATTGAAAGGAAAGTACCATTCATATCCAGGATGTACATGGGGTCCCGGGCATTCTCGAACAGGTCACGATATTTTGCTTCGGAATCTTCCAGGCTGATTTTAAGGTTCTTCTTTTCCGAGATATCTTTAGTTACCATGTTAATGATACCCCTGCTTTTTATTCCATATATTATAAATTTTCAATAAAGTTTCCAAGCTCAATAGGCTCTTACCCATAAGTCTCAGTGGATAATGTTCTTTCTATACTTTAATATATCCCAATATTATTTTAAAATATATTACACCGGATTATCGTTATTCAAAATTGAAGCTAATTTGATCAACCTATTCATAGTTTTACGCATGCTCTTTAATCCTTCCTCATCTTCTTTTGCCCCTTCTGCCCCTTTGTCCTTTGACCAGAACGTTCCGCCCAGGTTCGCTCCGAAAGAGCCTCCGCCGACCGGGATTGCTTCATTTATCGTATAAAAGTCCAGTATCACCCTGATCGATGGTTCCTGCCCGCCAATGCGGTCGCCCCCAACAGCAAAAGCTGCCCCGGGTTTGTTAAGGATAAAATATGAATCCTGGGCTGCAAGCGCCCTGCACCTGTCCATTATGACTTTTGTTTGTCCGCTGACCGATCCCTGATATACTGGTGTTCCTATTATGATAGCATCAGCCCATTTGAGTTTTTCATAAACCTCCTGAAGATCATCTTTATGGATGCATCCTTTTTTCTCACGTATGCAATAATCGCAATGGATGCAGAAGTTCATTTTTTTACCCATGGCAGAAAAATACTCTGTCTCAACGTTATATTTTTCTTTTGCGAATTTTAAGGCTTCCTGCACAATGTAATCGGTTGCGCCTTTTTTCGGGCTTCCGCAAATACCAAAAAGTTTTATCCTGTGTTCAGTCACATATTTTGAATTGGCAGGTATGCTCAAATAGATGACGGCGTTAAACTTAAATATAATCAATCACAAAAATACTATTGGAGGTAGTTAGTAATGGTAGAATCATCATGGAGTGATTTCAGAAGATTTGAAGATACTATGAACAGGATGTTTGAGAATTTCTGGGGAAGACCAGCATCAAGGCATTTATTATCCTCGGGAGAAAGCGGCGCTATTGTTCCTTCCGAAAATCGTGAACCTTTCATAGATCTGGTGGAAAATGATAAAGAAATAACTGCAACAGCAGAGATGCCGGGTCTTGAAAAGCAGGACATCAAAATCAATGTCACAGAGGATAGGATTGAGATATCTGCCGAGACAAAACAGGAAGAAAAGAAGGAAGAAAAAGGCTATATCTACAGGGAAAGGCGAAGCGGCAGTTATTATCGGGCAATTTCCCTGCCATCGCCTGTGGATCCTGATAAATCAAAAGCAACCTATAAGAACGGGATTCTTGAAGTTAAGATGCCCAGGACCGAGATCAAGAAGAAAACACCGCTCAAGGTCGAATAGATCAGTGATGGCTATAAGCCATCAAATACTATTTTTTTAAAAAAATTAACCGATATATCTTAAATCCTCATCTGTTGAAGCAGGCATCTGTCCCTGCTCCATTTCCCGCAGTTTTGCGACTATCTTTTCCATCTCTGATGCCCTTTCTTCCAGGGCTGCCATATCAACTTCTATTTCAAGGATTTTACAAAGAACTTTAAGAACGGCCTGGGCGCTTTTAGGATCAACAAGATATCCTGATGTTACACCCATGAGGCAGGCTGCATCAATACCGCGCAATTCCCCAAGGCCGAGGAGTAATCCTGAGGCTCCCACAATACCGCCGCCTGGTTCATTGGGCTTGAATTCAACACCATATCCTTTCAATTCCTTAACAAGTTTAATATTGTTAGCTGCCCCAAGAACTGCTTCAGTCTCGACAAGCTGGCCAACACCATATCCTCCAAGGGCATAAATTCGCTTTACCTTGAATTCTTCTGCTATATCGAGGAATACACCGGTCAATTCATAATGTCCTTCGTTCGTAGCGCTCTGGTGGTCTCCAATGAGTATTAATATATCATTTTTACCTTTCGATTTATATGCATACAATTCATTTTTTACAAGCCTGACAGTACCGTCGTCTTCAACAATGACCTGGGGGGGCAGATGCGGAGAGTAAATTTCCATTATTTTTTTTGCGCCCAGTTCCTCGATCATATGTTCTGCCACAAGTTTTCCCACATGTCCGACCCCGGGAAGCCCTTCGATAAGTATAGGATCCTTAAGCCTGGGTTTTTTTGTCCGTAAGATTGTTGTCTTGATCATGATTCTGTTTTCCTGGTTATCCGTCTGTATTTCCCATATCTGTCTTCAAGAGAAAACCGGGCAGGACGAGAATATTTTGCCGGGGATCCGCACAGGGGACAGATTTCCTTGAGCGTGTATCTCCCGCATTTGCATTTTCTGATCTTTGATACCATAGGTGCAGTCTATGAGCCGGCTTTTTGTTCACTATGCCTGAAGAACTCGCCGTTTCCACCTGCTTTTTCTATTATCTTGATAGCCGATTGCGCTGCATTCTTAAGTATGCCTTCAGCCTTCTTATAATCAGGCGCTACAACATGAATCCTGTACCTGGGTGCGCCTACATAACTGATATCTATCTTTATATCATTACCATTTACTTTATTTGCGGCGATAAGGGCTTTGCGTATGTATTCTATCCCATCGGGGAGATAACATGTCAGGTCTATATAACCTGATATATCAACCTGCGGTTTTTTCAGGTTATCATTTGCAACTTTAGTGATTGCATCAGCAACTTCTTTTCCCACTCCAATTTTTGTAAGGATCGACGCACCTTCCGATCTTGAATTTTCAAATGCTGCATAGACACTGCCAAATTTAGTATAGAAAAGATCTGTTAATTTAGTAAGATCATCTTTATTTATTTTAGCGGTCTTTGCAACATACTCGATCCATTTCTCAGCTTTCTGCTCATTCTTCCATTGCTGGATCTTTTCACGGCGCTGGTGCTCATTTACATCCTTGAGCGAAAGGTCGATATGATGCTTTGCAGTATCAACATAAAGTACCTTGCAGACTATCTTCTGGCCTTCCCTCACATGGTCTCTTATGTACTTGACCCAGCCGGAAGCCACATCCGAGATATGGATCAATCCTTCTTTATGTCCGTATTCATCAAGTTCTACGAAAGCCCCGAAATCGGTAACCCTCTTAACGCTGCATACAACATTATCACCTTCATCGGGCCATCCGCTTCTTTCCATTACTCAAGAACCTCTATGATCTGTGTTTTTACGAGCGCTTTACCACCTTTTGGTTCGGAAAGAGTCCTGTTGCATACAAGGCAGGTCACAGGAGTGCTTGCGCATCCGAAAATGACCTGCTCATTCTCACAGTCGTTACATTTAACTTTTAAAAATCTGCTCCTTGGTTCCATAATTAAGACTCCACGATCTCGAATTTCCCTGACCTGAAACATTTGGGTTTCTGGTGTGCTTTCTTACAGGTTTTGCATCTGTATCTCAGGTTAATGCGCTTTGTGGGCTTGTCCCCTCCGGGTACTTTTGAGAACTTGCCTGAATTTCCGATCCCTGTATGCCTGGCCTTTTGCCTGACTATTCTTGTCAATGTCGATGCTTGCCCTTTTTTTACTCTTTCCACTACGTGAGGTGTATGGGTCTTGCATGACGGACAGTATGTATTGAAGTTTTTGGGTATTTTCATGAGAATCACCTTTTAACCATGATCTGAATGGCTGCTTTGCGATTGATCAATGCTTTAGCATTCACTGTCGATAACACAGCAACATCTTCCTTTGCCAGGGTATAATTGCGTCCATCGACTCCTACAAATGTTGGAATGTCTTTTAGCAGACGCACAACAATGTATTCTTTACTTATATCCTTTTTGTCTTGAAGCTCTTTACTTGTATCATCTTTTTCAGGGGGCTGTTTACTTATATCGTTCTTCTCTGGAGGTTGTTTACTTGTATCGTTTTTCTCTGGAAGTTCTTTAATTATATCGTTTCTCTCCGTGGGAAGTAATTCGGGTAACCTGTCTTCCCCCGGCAAAACTTCAGGCTTATGATAGACCGTTCCTCTTCTGAATATACTGTTTACTATTTCACTTCTCCATCCCGTCATCACTTCAAGAAGCCTGTTGTAGAATACCCTTTCTTCACGGGTCATGGAATCAAGATTTTGTTTTTCCTTCTGTCTTCCTGTCTCATGAAGGGACATTTCTGCATTATACCTTGCTTCATTGATTATTTTGGTCGTCCGCTTATATATTATGCTTTCAATAGCATTTTTAACCGTTTTTTGCTCATCCTCGATAATAGCATGCTTTGTACTATACGGATCATTGATTTTACGTTTTTCATCTTCAAGGTCGTGGATCCGCCTGGTGATATTCCCGTAAAAATCATGTTCAAGGGGAACAAGTTTCTTTCGTTCCTCTCTTTCCACTTTTAGTATGTTCTCAAGATTTATACGGGATTTTTCAGGTTTTTCAGGCATATTCAGCAGCTCCGCGGCACATTAGATATATTGCCGCATATTCTGGCAGGGTATTCTTACCTTCTGTAACTGTAAAGCTTTTTCCTTTCATTTCAACTTTTGAATTCTGAGGACGAAGAGGTGGAATAACTTCAATGTCTGTCATTTTTCCACTGAATACCACGGCATCATTAAGAGGATCAAAATCCTTGAATTCATAAAGTGATAACGGCACTACCCTCATCCCTGAACCGCCGTGAAGAGAGTTTGGCAACCTTATGAGGCGCCGGATATCTGCTGTAACCGGCTCGTCTGTATGTGCGCTGCCAAGACTGATACTATTTTCTTCGATCCCCTTCTGGACAATTGCATCAAATATAAAAGAATCATCTATCATCCCCTGATTTTCAATCTTCTCTAATGTTTCAGAGCTATTTGATATATTTCTTATGTTCTTGAGTATTATTGTTGCCTCTCGTTTATAATCAAATAGATCATTCTTCATTAAGAAGTTCTTGACCTTATTTTTATGGATGCCAACTTCCTGTGCTATTTTTTCTATTCCGATTCT
This region of Candidatus Methanoperedens sp. genomic DNA includes:
- a CDS encoding PAS domain S-box protein, whose protein sequence is MVTKDISEKKNLKISLEDSEAKYRDLFENARDPMYILDMNGTFLSMNNVGINALGATKDEVIGSNISEWLTPESMEIARKRLKEYADGIYMGPMVYEMVRKDGKHIWVEVKSRFIKNGERITGTHGIARDMTDKKKMEQELKESEAKYRDLFENANDPMYTIDTAGFIKTMNKAGLKILEGTEENIIDSHISKWLTPESMKSSQAVLEKQISGEPWDLPVLIEVVSSNGTHKWGEARTRILKEGNIITGIHGVVRDITEKIKIEQKLIESEAKYRELFENANDGMYTHDINGFILTINEAGCKILECTRKDEIIGTNISDWLTPESFEIAREVIKKYTSRETPKQPILLEIISKNKNHLFVEFKNRLIKDNDRIIAIHGIARDITEKIKLEQKIKDYHVKLERSYSELLEADNVKTEFMSNITHELLTPLTSIRGFVELLNDGTMGKINAEQKKSLEIIFRNSDRLIRLIKELLDTSNLENNKLGLQFGLVSLNSILSKTIQDIHPQANDKQITIIKDIQQLPEIWGDEERLVQVITNLLINAIKFTPHKGKITIKAEEDFEHIKISISDTGIGIPADKLNSVFERFYQVDGSAKRKYGGVGLGLSICKSIIDKHYGKIWAQSNGKGSTFYILLPKLENKEGENNA
- a CDS encoding flavodoxin family protein, producing the protein MKLFGICGSPKKGATDYIVQEALKFAKEKYNVETEYFSAMGKKMNFCIHCDYCIREKKGCIHKDDLQEVYEKLKWADAIIIGTPVYQGSVSGQTKVIMDRCRALAAQDSYFILNKPGAAFAVGGDRIGGQEPSIRVILDFYTINEAIPVGGGSFGANLGGTFWSKDKGAEGAKEDEEGLKSMRKTMNRLIKLASILNNDNPV
- a CDS encoding Hsp20/alpha crystallin family protein, which codes for MVESSWSDFRRFEDTMNRMFENFWGRPASRHLLSSGESGAIVPSENREPFIDLVENDKEITATAEMPGLEKQDIKINVTEDRIEISAETKQEEKKEEKGYIYRERRSGSYYRAISLPSPVDPDKSKATYKNGILEVKMPRTEIKKKTPLKVE
- a CDS encoding proteasome assembly chaperone family protein, whose product is MIKTTILRTKKPRLKDPILIEGLPGVGHVGKLVAEHMIEELGAKKIMEIYSPHLPPQVIVEDDGTVRLVKNELYAYKSKGKNDILILIGDHQSATNEGHYELTGVFLDIAEEFKVKRIYALGGYGVGQLVETEAVLGAANNIKLVKELKGYGVEFKPNEPGGGIVGASGLLLGLGELRGIDAACLMGVTSGYLVDPKSAQAVLKVLCKILEIEVDMAALEERASEMEKIVAKLREMEQGQMPASTDEDLRYIG
- a CDS encoding RNA-protein complex protein Nop10; translated protein: MVSKIRKCKCGRYTLKEICPLCGSPAKYSRPARFSLEDRYGKYRRITRKTES
- a CDS encoding translation initiation factor IF-2 subunit alpha, whose amino-acid sequence is MERSGWPDEGDNVVCSVKRVTDFGAFVELDEYGHKEGLIHISDVASGWVKYIRDHVREGQKIVCKVLYVDTAKHHIDLSLKDVNEHQRREKIQQWKNEQKAEKWIEYVAKTAKINKDDLTKLTDLFYTKFGSVYAAFENSRSEGASILTKIGVGKEVADAITKVANDNLKKPQVDISGYIDLTCYLPDGIEYIRKALIAANKVNGNDIKIDISYVGAPRYRIHVVAPDYKKAEGILKNAAQSAIKIIEKAGGNGEFFRHSEQKAGS
- a CDS encoding 30S ribosomal protein S27e; its protein translation is MEPRSRFLKVKCNDCENEQVIFGCASTPVTCLVCNRTLSEPKGGKALVKTQIIEVLE
- a CDS encoding 50S ribosomal protein L44e yields the protein MKIPKNFNTYCPSCKTHTPHVVERVKKGQASTLTRIVRQKARHTGIGNSGKFSKVPGGDKPTKRINLRYRCKTCKKAHQKPKCFRSGKFEIVES